The DNA window ACGCTTTTAAACGTTCGGTCAGGGAGGGAATGAGTTCGTGTCTCTATGATCGTGAAGCTATTCGATTCGACATAGGTCTCTGCCGTATCTTCGTCGAGATGATACTCGGTGACCGAGTCGTCCCATCGGTCTTGGGTGTCTTCTCCGTCACCGAGTTTGAAACCGACGTGGAGAACACCTCCCTGCGTGAGTACACGCCGAAACTCACGAAGGGCGGCCTCCATCTCGACAGGGGGAAGAAAGTAGATCGAGGCCGGGCACCAGACGCCGTCGAAACGGTCTGTATCGAACGCAAGGTGGCGAATGTCCATCTGTTGGTAGATACCCGGGCGAGTTCGACGGGCACGCTCGATCATCGGCCTTGAGATGTCGATGCCGATCGGATCGTAGCCGTTCGTGTGGAAGTATTCGGTATCTCGTCCGGGGCCGCAGCCGGCGTCGAGGATCGCTCCGCCGTTGAGTTCTGCTTCGAAGGCCTCCAGCAGGCTTCGGAAAGCGTCGGGGAGTTCGTCGAGTCTATTTGCCTCGTCAAATTCCTCCGCGTGGTTCCCGAAGAATTCGCTGGGCTCCAGCACCATCACTGACAGAGGTGTTCTCAAACTACCTGGTTTAGTGTTTTCGTGCTATCGATCGAAACACCATCCGGAACACCGTCCGGAACTCGGATAACTCGGTGACGGCTCGTACTTCTCACCCGTTCGGAACCGATCGGAACCCCGCGGGTCAGGCTAAACCGGCACCGACGACCAGCGCTCGGTATGGCTTCGAAGCAACCGACACACGGCAGCAGCGCTCGGACGAAGGAGTTCGATATCGACCTCGCCGCGGAGGGGAGCGGCCGCCACCGAGGGCCTAATTACGTGCTCGCGGAGGTCAGCGTCGACGCGAACTTCACGCTCCGCATCGAGATCGAGGCGGCGAACCAGTACGACTGGCAGCTCGACGCGCGATTCGTCGACGGCTCGCTGGAGGTCGGCGACGTCTTCTGTGAGGGTGACAGCGTTCCCGACGACATGGTCCCGAGCTGGGTCGAACGCGTCGTCGGCGTGGTCGGGAGACGGCTCGCCGGGGGTCGATGATGCCCGACGCCGTCTTTCCCTACCCGGGCGGGAAGAGCCGCTTCGCGTCGTGGATCCTCGAGCAGGTTCCCGAACATGTCTGCTTCGTGGAAGTGTTCGGGGGCGCGGCCGGCGTCCTCGCGAACAAGGACCCGGACACGAGCGACGTCGAGGTGTACAACGACCGCGACGGCGATCTGGTCCAGTTCTTCGAGGTCCTCCGCGATCGCTCCGAGGAGCTGATCGAGTGGCTCGACCGGACGCCGTACTCGCGCGAGCTCCACGACGAGTGGGCGCACAAGTTCTTCCACGGCTACCGGCCGAGCGACCCGATCGAGCGTGCCGGCCAGTTCTTCTACCTCCGGTATACGCAGTGGGGCGGGAAGTACGACGGGTTCGCGGGGTTGGAGGGCGACTGGATCTGCTCGTACGAGGACCTGCCAGAGTGCTTCGAGGACGTGTACGTGCTCGACCGCGACGAGAAGCGGTTCATCAACAGCGGAAAGCGCGGGTCGGCGAAGGACGCGAAAGAGCGGCTCGTGATGAACTTCGATCCGGAGAAAGTCTAATGAAAATGAACGAACTCACAGGGTAGTAACGCCACCTTCAATTCTATGATCGTCGATGAAACGGCCTAATCCCTGATTCGAGCGAGTGCGTGTCTCCAAATGGCGCGCAAACTGTCAATAAATCCATATCCTAGGTCAGAAGTGTCTACATCATAGGTTTTCCTTTCGTCAGTAGTTGTTCCCTCATCGGTGATTTTCTTTCCGTTCCCACTGGATTTCGTCGTTTCAAGTTCAGTCCGCAGCCGACGGACGCGCCTCCGTTGAGGTCCCCGGTAATCAGTCAGGTACTGAACCAACTCCCTACGAGTCTGTTCACTTAGACGGGCCGGTACGCCGTTGTGATTAAATGCCTTGTAAACATTGGCGCTCATACCTTTTGTTTCTGTAGAATTGCTTGTCGAAACTAAATTGACATCATACATTGCCCAAACAAGTTTTGTCGGTACCGTATCAGCATCACCATATCCATTATCCTTGAAGATGCGAGCAGCTAAGTCAGAAACTTGAAGCGTAATTGGCGCACCTGCTCCCACGTTTGCCTGTATATAGTATCCATTCTTGTCTGAATTTGGCACATACCGGCGTAGTGTTGGCACAACGATAGAGAAATTATCTAGAAATATATTCTTACTGGAAACATAATACGACATAACAGAATTCGGCAATGTCGACGAACAAGTCGAATTTGTGGATAAACTAATATGAGACAAGATCGAAGTCAGAGATCGCTGCTCAAACTTCTTCGGTGAAGATTTCCAGTTCAGACCTGTCATATCCGTACTTCTCCATTACCTGCTCGATCTTCCGAACGCAGTCGTTCGCGGAGAAGTTGGTTTCAAGGTACAGATCGGTATCTGGAATCCGTCGAGGCGCAACCAGGTCTGACTGCCGTCCTTTCTCCACGAAGTAGCTCCGCGTCCAACCTTCGATCTCGGTGATCCGCCCGTGGTCGTCGGTGTCGCGAAGGATCTCCGCGACGGCCATCGTGAGTGCGTCCGCCCAGCTGTCGACGTCGCAGTCAGAGGCTAAGAATATCTGATAAAGCTTTTCTCGATACTCGCTTCGCATGGTAATATTTGGAACTTCGAATGATAAAATGTATCGTTGTATGAAGTTCGCGTCCGCCGTTCGAGGCTTCGCGGGTCGGGCGGGACCGCTCGTCGGGGTAACCGCGACGCACGCCGACGGACCATCGACTCGTCGAGGCGGACGTCGCGACCCGTCGGATCGACGGGTCCGTCGAACGAACGACCGTCTCGAGATACGAGCCTACAAGTCGGTCGCGACGGGAACTCCTCCATGGCACGCGTCACGGTCTGGAACGAGTTCCGTCACGAGCGCGAGAGCGACGACGTCGCGGAGGTCTACCCCGACGGGATCCACGCGGTTCTCGCCGAAGTGTTCGAGGCGGCCGGCCACGAGGTCCGGACCGCCACCCTGGACGAGGGCCCGGACCACGGGCTCACGGAGACGGTCCTCGACGACACCGACGTGCTCACGTGGTGGGGCCACGCCGCCCACGACGAGGTCCGCGACGAGGTCGTCGACCGCGTTCACGAGCGCGTCCTCGACGGGATGGGACTCCTCGTGCTCCATTCGGCGCACCACTCGAAGATCTTCAAGCGACTGATGGGCACGAGCTGCTCGCTCAAGTGGCGCGAGGCGGCCGAGACGGAGCGGCTGTGGACGGTCGAGCCCGGTCACCCGATCGCCGACGGGATCGGCGAGTACGTCGAACTCGAGGAGACGGAGATGTACGGCGAGCGGTTCGACATCCCGCAGCCCGATTCGCTCGTGTTCACGTCCTGGTTCGCCGGCGGCGAGGTGTTCCGCTCCGGCTGCTGTTACCGGCGCGGGAACGGTCGGGTGTTCTACTTCCGGCCGGGCCACGAGACGTACCCGATCTACCACGACGACGACGTTCGGCAGGTGCTCCGGAACGCGGTCGAGTGGGCGGCCCCGGGCGACGGACCGACGCCCGAGTTCGGGAACGCCGACCCGATCGAGGAGATCGACACGAGCGACGACCGCACGGTCCACTGACCGCGTCGTCCCGTCCACTGACGCGCCGCACCGACGGGTCCCGTCGGTCGAACCCTCACGGCACCTCGCGCAGATCCATGAACGCGGCCATCACGGCGGACTCCGCCTTCCGGAGGTGTTCCGAGGCGGTGCTGGCGGAGGCGTCGATCCGCTCTGCCACCTCCTCCACGGTCGCCTCCCGCGGGGACTCGTAGTACCCGCTCTCGACTGCGGCCGCCAGCGCGTCGAACTGCCGGTCGGTCAGCCCCGGATCGAAGAGGTCCTGTCGCCAGTCGTACTCGCCGATCCGGAGCACGGTGGTCTCGATCCGCTCCGGGAGCCCCGCGAGCGCGTCGCGCAACGGTCCGCCGTTCCCGATGACGGTCAGGCGCGCGACCCCGTTCGGCCGGAAGTCTATCGGCGGGACGACGACGACGCCGGTCCGCTGGAACGGGTCGAAGGTCGCCTCGTCGACCGCGTCGCGTCGCTGCGTGAGAAAGACGTAGTGGCCGCTCTCGTCGATCCGCGTGACCTCGAACTCCCGGATCCGGTCGACGGATCGGAGCGCGTCGGTGTACACGTCGATGTCGCCCTCCACGTAGAACAGGAAGGTGTCGTCGGGTTCGTCGAGGACCGTCCCGTGGAGGAGCACGTCCCGATCGACCGCGTCCGACTCGTCGATGAGCCGATGTATCGGATGGATGAGGTCCGGCGGGTACCGGAGTTCGACCCGGAGGTACTTCACGTCGGCCAGTGACGACGGCTCACTTATAAAAACCCGTCCCAATCCGGCAGAAGCGTCGGGGCCTCCGGTCGCGTTCCTTCGAACATGTCGACCGACGCGCCGATCGAACGCGGGCGAGCCGACGCGGAGACGGACCCCTTCTCGCCGATCCGGGAGCTGATCACGGCACGCGAGACGCACTTGAACGCCCCCGCCGCCCGGATCCGGCCGGACGCCGTCCAGGAGGCGCTCGCGACGCTGAAAGCGGAGGCCGGCTACGACCACCTCGCCTGCGTGACTGCCCAGGAGTACGCGAACCGCTACGAGACGATCTACCACCTGCGTTCCTTCGACGACCCGACGCGGGAGGCGAGCGTCGTCGTCCCCGCGGACAAGGATCGGCCGGTCTCGGAGTCGGGCGAGGCGGTCTTCCGCACGGCGGACTGGCACGAGCGGGAGGCGTACGACCTGATCGGGATCGAGTACGACGACCATCCCGACCTCCGGCGGATCCTGTTGCCCGAGACGTGGCAGGGCCACCCGCTGTCGATGGACTACGACGAGGACCGCCCGCAGATCGTCACGCTCTCGGAGAACGAGCCCGTCGAACCCGGATCGTCGACGGCGACCGGGAGCGACACGATGCTCCTCAACGTCGGGCCGCACCACCCGGCGACCCACGGCGTCCTCCACCTCCAGGTCACGCTCGACGGGGAGGACGTGGTCGGCGTGGAGCCGGACATCGGCTACATCCACCGCTGTGAAGAGCAGATGGCCCAGTCGGGGACCTACCGCCACCAGATCATGCCGTACCCCGACCGCTGGGACTGGGGCGGCGGCGGCCTGCTCAACGAGTGGGCGTACGCGCGGGCGGCAGAGGACCTCGCGGACGTCGACGTCCCCGAGTACGCGCAGGTGATCCGGACGATGAGCGCGGAGTTCAGCCGGATCCTCTCACACATGCTGGCGATGGGGGCGTACGCGCTCGACGTGATCGGCGACTTCACCGCGACGTTCATGTACGCCATCCAGGAGCGCGAGCGCGTCCAGGAGATACTCGAGGACCTGACGGGCCAGCGGCTGATGTTCAACTACTTCCGGCTCGGCGGCGTCGTCTGGGACCTCCCCCAACCCCGCGGCGAGTTCCTCTCGGAGATCCGCGAGTTCCTCGACGGCCTCCCGCGGCGACTGGAGGAGTACCACGACCTGCTCACCCGCAACGAGATCCTCCAGCTGCGGACGATCGACACCGGAGTCCTCCCGCCGGAGGTCGCGAAGGACTACGGCTGTACGGGACCGGTGCTCCGGGGTTCGGGGGTCGACTACGACCTGCGTCGCGACGATCCATACGGATACTACGACGAGCTCGACTGGGACGTGGTGACCGAGGACGGCTGTGACAACTACTCGCGGCTGTTGGTCCGGATGCGCGAGGTCGAGGAATCCGCGAAGATCATCGAGCAGTGCGTCGACCTCCTCGAGGACTGGCCCGAGGAGGAGCGCAACATCCAGGCCAACGTCCCGCGGACGCTCCGGCCCGACGACGACACCGAGATCTACCGCGCGGTCGAGGCCGCCAAGGGCGAACTCGGCATCTACATCCGCGCGGACGGCACCGACGAGCCCGCCCGCTTCAAGATCCGCGGTCCCTCCTTCTCGAACCTCCAGGCGCTCCCCGAGATGGCCGACGGCGAGGCGATCCCGGACCTGATCGCCTCGCTCGGGAGCCTGGACACGATCATGGGGGAGGTCGATCGGTGAGGCGACCGCGACCGGACGAGTGACGGGCCACCCTCGACGAGCCGTCGGCTAACGGCTGTAGGGCGACCGCCGCTACGGTGCGGACGTTGAAAGGTGACCGCCTCACGCGAACGCGAGACGACCAGCGGTGTCACACACCGGCGGCCGGTCACGCGGGTCTCGTCCGCCGCCACGGATAAACCCTCGCTCACGCCGCCGAGCCCTCGCCGCGTGTCCGAACGGCGCGACGGGGCCCCCCTGGCTCCCGTCACGGGATAACGGAAACGCATACCTCGTCGGCGATCCCACGGACTCCATGGCCGTCCACTCGAGCTGTTACCGCTGTGGAAGCCGGTACGACGACGAGTTCCGCGTCCGGTGTGACTGCGGGGAGCCGCTCTGGATCGAGCCGGAGACGGCGGCGTTCGCGTGGGACGACCGCCGTGACCGACCCGGGATGTGGCGGTACGAGTCGCTGTTGCCGATCGACCGCCCGAACGGTATCGCACGGGCCGCGGGGGGCACGCCGCTCGTCAGAACCCCCGGACTCGACGACGTCGCCGGCGGTCGGGTCTACGTCAAGGACGAGGGAGAAACCCCCACGGGCGCGTACAAGGACCGCGGGAGCGCCGTGGCGGTTCCCCACGCGATCGCCACCGGCGACGACGTCGTCGGCACGGTCTCGTACGGGAACATGGCGATAAGCACCGCCGCCCACGCGGCGAGCCTCGACCGGGAGTGTGTCGTCTTCGTTCCCGAGGACATCCCGCCGGTGCGGCTGGAGCTCATCGCCCAGTACGAGCCGATCATCGTGCGGGTCGGCGGGGAGTACGGCGCGCTGTACGAGGACGCGCTCGACCTGTCGGACCGGCTCCCGATCACCGTCCTCGTGAGCGACGCTCCGACCCGGGTCAGCGGGTACAAGACGGCGCTGTTCGAGATCTGCGAGTCGTTCGCCCCCGAGACGCCCGACGTGATCGCGCTGCCGGCGAGTTCGGGCGGCTTCGCCTCGGGCGTCTGGCTGGGGATCCGCGAACTCGAGCGCGCGGGGCTGATCGACGAGCCGCCGCGCCTGTGTCTCGTTCAGACCGCCGCTTCCGACCCGATAACGCGGGCCTTCGAGGACGGGTCGACGGACCCGACGCCCCTGTCGCCGGAGGAGACCGGCGAGACGATCGCCCGCTCGATCGGCAATCCGGACCCGCCGAGCGGGGCTCGCGCGCTCGCCGCGGTCCGCGACACGGACGGCGCGGTCGTGTCGGTCACCGACGACGAGATACGCGCCGCGCAGCGCCGGTTCGCCGTCGAGGGCGGCTTCTACGTCGAACCGGCGTCCGCGACGACGCTGGCGGGCGTCTCGCGCCTCGCGGAGCGGGGCGAGATCTCCGCCGAGGAGTCGGTCGTGCTCGTCCCGACCGGAACGGGCTTCAAGGAGCTTGGAACCGGCGGCACGGACGTCGCGACCGAGACGGTCCACAGGACGGACCTCGCGGACCGGCTCGAGTCGTTGCTCCCGCGGCGGGAGGACTGATCGCGATCTACTCCGGGCGGTGGACCTTCCCATCGCGGCCGTCGGCGTCCTTCCGGCGGAGCGCGGCGGCCGCGTTGTTTGCGTCGTAGCCGAAGAACACGTCCTTCGCGTACGTCTCCGCCACCTCGGCGGCGTGGATCAGCTCGTCGACGCCGACGTTCACGGCGTAGAGCTCGGCCGAGACGGGCGTCTCCGGCGGCGCGCCGTGGAGGTCGTAGTCGCCGCCGAGCCGCGAGCGGAACCCGCGGAGGATCGACTCCAGCCAGTAGGTGGTCGCGTACTCGGTGTCGTACAGCGGGACGACGAACTCGTCGACGTGTGCCGTCAGGGCGTCGAGGTCGAGCCCGGAGCGGGCGCGGAGGTGGCCGGGATACGGGTCGGGGTAGAGGGTGAGCAGCGTCCGGCCGGGGATCCGGTCCGCCGCCTCGGCGACGAACCCCGTGATGACGTCGGCGCGCCAGTCGGCCCACTCCTCGCGGTCGCTCTCGGCGAACAGCCGCTCACAGCGGTCACAGCGACAGAACCCTTCCCGCGGGAACCCCACGTCGTCGAGGCGCACGTCGTCGCTCTCGGCGGCGCAGTCCTCGATTATCTCGAGGAGGCCCTCGCGGTACTCCGGGTGGGTCGGGCAGACGTACGCCCAGTCGAAGTACTCGCGGTCGCGGGTCGCGGGCTCGCCGCGGTCGTCGACCGGGACGAGCTCCGGATTCTCGCTCGCGGCCGCGTTGTCCCCGAAACACGACACCATGTTCACGGCGTTCGGGAGGGGCGCGGCCGCCCGCCCGGTGACGTCCTTGACCTCGTAGAACCCGAGGTCGAACGGCTCCATCTCGACCTCGTCGGCGTTCCGCGTGACGACCCCGTACATGCGAGTCGCTACGCGGGTGACGGGTAAAAACGGCGGGCTTGCGCCCGAGCGGTCGCGCGTCCGCGGCTGTTCTTTCCTGTGGTCCCCTACTCCACCTCGACCGGCTGTTTATCGCCGGAGAGGAGGACGTACGCGAGGACCACGAGCGACAGTACGACGACGAGTTTCGCTTTCGTTCCCATGCGCGTACCATCGACCGGCGGTCGCTAAAAACTATCGACGTTCGGGCGCTCGGATGGGGGAACCCGACGACCGTACGGGGGCAAGGAGAGCCGACGACCGGGACGGCCCGTGAGCTAGACGTCGATGTGGTCGGCGATGTCGGACCGCAGCACCGTCGAGCAGTAGTCACAGCGGACGCCGTCGGCGACGACCTCGAACCGGGTGTCGACCGGCTCGTCGGCGTTGGTGATACAGTTCCGGTTGGGACACGAGAGGACGCCGACGACGCGGTCGGGCCGAGTCACGCGGTTCTTCTCTACGACCTCGAACTCGCGGATGATGTTGATCGTCGCCTCGGGCGCGATGAGCGACAGGACGTCGACCTCCGACTGGGAGAGCTCCCGTCCCTCGACCTTGACGAGGTCCTTCCGGCCGAGCCGGTCGGAGGGGACGTTCATCCCGACGGAGACGCCGAGCCCCTCGGAGCCGTCGATGCCGAGGATCGCGAGGACGTTGAGCGCCTGCCCGCCCTCGACGTGGTCGATCACGGTGCCGTCGCGGATCTTCGAGACGCGAAGCTCGTGGTCGCTCATCGGTCCACCTCCATCCCCTCGTCCGCCTCGGCGTTCTCCAGTAAGGTATCGAGAAGCGCCATCCGGACCGGGATCCCGTTGTGCGCCTGTTCGAAGTAGCGGGCGTGCTCGGTGTCGTCGACGTCGGGGGCGATCTCGTCGACGCGGGGGAGCGGATGCATGACGGTGAGGTCGTCGGGGGCGGCGTCGAGCGTGTCGGCGTCGATCCGGTACTCGCCGGCGACGCGGTGGTACTCGTTCTCGTCGGGGAACCGCTCCTTCTGGATGCGGGTGACGTACAGCACGTCGAGCTCGGGGAGGACCGCCTCCAGGTCGTCGTGTTCGCGCACCTGCGCGCCCGTCTCGTGGAGGTCGAACCGGACGGATCGGGGCAGCCGCAGCGACTCCGGGCTGATGAAGTGCTGGCGGGCGTCGAAGTTGGTCAGCGCGGTCGCGAGCGAGTGGACCGTCCGCCCGTACTTCAGGTCGCCCATGATCCCGACGGTGAGGTCGTCGAGCCCGTGGTTCTCCCGGATCGTGTGGAGGTCGAGCAGGGTCTGGGAGGGGTGTTGGCCCGCGCCGTCGCCGGCGTTGATCACGGGGACGTCGACGAACTCCGCGGCGAGCGTCGCCGCGCCCTCGCTCGGGTGTCGCAACACGATCGAGTCGGCGTACCCCTCGATGACGCGGACGGTGTCCGCGAGCGACTCGCCCTTCGAGACCGACGAGGAGTCGACGTCGCCCATGTCTATCGTGTCGATCCCGAGCCGCTGGGCGGCGGAGTCGAAGCTCATCCGCGTGCGCGTGCTCGGCTCGAAGAAACAGAGCGCGAGCATCGTCCCCGCGTGTCGGCCCGCGTACGCTTCGGGGTCGGCGGCGACCTCGCGGGCCCGATCGAGCACCGCCTCGATGTCATCCCGCGAGAGCTGGGTCGCGGTGATGAGGTGGTCCTGACGCATCGTCGGAGTAGGCGTTCGGCAGTATCTTGAATCCCTCGGGTCACGGAGGCGAGAGGGTGTCCATCCCCGTGGATCGCCGACGGACGGAACGTTTCGAGATCCGCAACGCCTCCGCCACAACCGCCTTACCGACGGGGACCCTACCCCCGCTCATGAGCGACACCGACGCGGCGTCGACCGACGCGGACGATCCCGCCGATCTGACCGACGAGGAGTGGCGCGAACGACTCTCCGAGGAGGAGTACCGCGTGCTTCGCGAGAGCGGCACCGAGGCGCGCTTCTCGGGCGAGTACGTCGACCACCTCCCCGAGGACGGCGAGTACCGCTGTGCGGCCTGCGGCGAGGTCCTCTTCGACGCCGAGACGAAGTACGAGTCCGGCTGCGGCTGGCCGGCCTTCTACGCCGCCGAGGAGGACTCCGTGACGACGACGCTCGACACCAGCCACGGGATGCGCCGCACCGAGGTCCGCTGTGCCTCGTGCGACTCCCACCTCGGGCACGTCTTCGACGACGGGCCGGAGCCGACCGGCAAGCGGTTCTGTATCAACTCCGTCGCGATGGAGTACGGGGAGGAGTGACCGACGCGACCGACGCGACCGGCGATCGACGGACCCGCGCCGATCACGCCGCAAGGCGGAGTTCGACGACGAAGACTGCCCCCTTCGGCTCGTTGTCCTCGACCCAGACGTCCCCGCCGTAGCTCTCGACGAGCGACCGGACGAGGTAGAGGCCGATCCCCGCGCCCGGACTGTCGAGACCCTTCTCGCCTTTCCCGAATATCTCCTCGCGCTGGCCCTCGGGGATCCCCGGCCCGTTGTCGGCGACGCGCACCTCCACGTGCTCGTCACCGTTGCCGCCGTCGCCGTCGCCGACGACGGCCGCGGAGACCTCGACCTTCGGCGGCGTCTCGTCGTTGTGTTGGACCGCGTTCCGCAGGAGGTTCCGGAAGACGGAACTCAACATCTCGTCGGCGACGACCTCCACGCTCGGGAACGACCCCTCGACGGTGAACACCGCCGTCGAGTACGCCGAACGGACCTCCTCGACCTGTTGAGAGAGGATCCGGTCGAGGGGGACGCGACCGGTCTCCACCTCGTCCCTGAGCATGACCTCCGCGAGGTCCCGCACCGTCGCGGTCAGGTCGACCGCGCTCTGCGTGTTCTCTCTGATGATGTCGAGATACGCCTCCCCCTCCTCGTCGACGTGCTCCTCGAGGAGCTCCGCGTACGCGCCGATCAGCTGGAGGTCGTTGCGGATGTCGTGACGCATCACCTGATTCAGTAGCCGGAGATCGTTCCGCTGTCGTTTGAGCCGCTCTTCGGCGTCGTCGCCGGCGTCGTCGTCCATCGTGACTGCCCACGTCGCCCCGAAGTTTTTAGGTACCGATCCGGGACCGCCGTCGGAGGTGGGGAAGGGATTCGGCACCGTCGGTCGGAGGGACGCCTCAGAACCCCTCGTCGAGCAGTTCGCGGGCGACGATGTTCTTCTGGATCTCCGTGGTTCCCTCGTATATCTGGGTGATCTTCGCGTCGCGGTAGAGCCGCTCGACGTCGTGGTCGTTGACGAAGCCGGCCCCGCCGTGGATCTGGACCGCCTCGTCGGCGGCGTCGACGGCCACGCGCGAGGCGAACTCCTTGGCCATCGACGCGAGCGCGGTCAACTCGCCGGCCTCGTTGTCGACCGCCCACGCCGAGCGGTAGGTGAGCCAGCGGGCGGCCTCGGCGTTCGTGTGTATCTCCGCGAGCTTGTGTTTGATCGCCTGGAAGTCGGAGATGGGGCGGCCGAACTGCTCGCGCTCCTCGGCGTACGCCAGGGCGCGCTCGGCCGCGCCGCGGGCGATCCCGACGCCCTGCGCGGCGACCGCGGTGCGAGTCTCGTCGAAGAACTGCATGAGCTGGAGGAATCCCATCCCGCGCTGGCCGACCAGGTTCTCCTCCGGGACACGCACGTCGTCGAAGCGGAGCTCGGCGGTGTCGCTCGCGCGGATGCCGAGTTTCCCGGTGATCTTCTCGCGAGTGAGCCCGTCGCGGTCGGCCTCGACGAGGATCTGCGAGTACCCCGCGTACCGGTCGTCGACCTCCGGATCGGTCTCGCAGACGACGACGAAGTAGTCCGCGACGGTGCCGTTCGTGATCCACATCTTCGAACCGTTTATCACCCACTCGTCGCCGTCCTTTCGAGCGCGGGTCGCGACCGCCGTGACGTCCGAACCCGCCTGCGGCTCCGAGATGGCCGACCCCATCACCGCGTCGCCGGCGGTCACCTCGGGGAGGACGCGCTCCTTCTGTTCGTCCGTGCCGAACTCCATCAGCGCCTCCGCGCCGAACCCGGCGCTGGAGACGCAGAGGCCGATACCGGGGTCGGCGGCGAACAGCTCCTCGGTGAGGATCGCGTTCTCCAGCGCGGAGTAGCCGACGCCGCCGTACTCGACGGGGACGTGCGGCGCGAGAAGCCCCATCTCCGCGGCCTTCTCCATCACCTCGTGAGGGTACGACTCCTCGACGTCGTGCTCCGTCGCGACCGGCCGGATCTCCTCGTCCGCGAACCGACGAACCTCCTCCCGAAGCTGCCGTTGCTCGTCCGTCAGCCG is part of the Halorubrum aethiopicum genome and encodes:
- a CDS encoding acyl-CoA dehydrogenase family protein, whose product is MEFRLTDEQRQLREEVRRFADEEIRPVATEHDVEESYPHEVMEKAAEMGLLAPHVPVEYGGVGYSALENAILTEELFAADPGIGLCVSSAGFGAEALMEFGTDEQKERVLPEVTAGDAVMGSAISEPQAGSDVTAVATRARKDGDEWVINGSKMWITNGTVADYFVVVCETDPEVDDRYAGYSQILVEADRDGLTREKITGKLGIRASDTAELRFDDVRVPEENLVGQRGMGFLQLMQFFDETRTAVAAQGVGIARGAAERALAYAEEREQFGRPISDFQAIKHKLAEIHTNAEAARWLTYRSAWAVDNEAGELTALASMAKEFASRVAVDAADEAVQIHGGAGFVNDHDVERLYRDAKITQIYEGTTEIQKNIVARELLDEGF